A window of the Tunturibacter empetritectus genome harbors these coding sequences:
- a CDS encoding ABC transporter ATP-binding protein: protein MVPAVTTTGLTRRFGEFTAVQDVNLTVAPGQFFGFLGPNGAGKSTTIKMLTGLLAPTSGSIQILGLDAATNPIEVKRQIGVVPEGLALFGRLTAAEYLRFVGRMYGLDAAITAARTTELLDFMSLAGETKKLITDFSHGMQKKLALAAAVIHGPRILFLDEPFEGVDAIASGTLKAMLQGMIARGATIFLTSHVLEIVERLCTHIAIIDRGHLIANGSLEELRAGVQARNPEGNGSNQILTLEQIFLDIVGSDPATIQPEQELSWLG from the coding sequence ATGGTCCCCGCCGTCACCACCACAGGCCTCACCCGCCGCTTCGGCGAATTCACCGCAGTTCAGGACGTCAACCTCACCGTCGCTCCCGGCCAGTTCTTCGGCTTCCTCGGTCCCAACGGCGCGGGCAAATCCACCACCATCAAGATGCTCACCGGCCTGCTTGCCCCCACCTCCGGCTCCATCCAGATCCTCGGCCTCGACGCCGCCACCAACCCCATCGAGGTCAAGCGCCAGATCGGCGTAGTCCCCGAAGGCCTCGCTCTCTTCGGCCGCCTCACCGCCGCCGAATACCTCCGCTTCGTAGGCCGCATGTACGGCCTCGACGCCGCCATCACCGCCGCCCGCACCACCGAACTCCTCGACTTCATGAGCCTCGCCGGCGAAACCAAAAAACTCATCACCGACTTCTCCCACGGCATGCAGAAAAAACTCGCCCTCGCCGCCGCCGTCATCCACGGCCCCCGCATCCTCTTTCTCGACGAGCCCTTCGAAGGCGTCGACGCCATCGCCTCCGGCACCCTCAAAGCCATGCTCCAGGGTATGATCGCCCGCGGCGCCACCATCTTCCTCACCTCCCACGTCCTCGAGATCGTCGAGCGCCTCTGCACCCACATCGCCATCATCGACCGCGGCCACCTCATCGCCAACGGCTCCCTCGAAGAGCTCCGAGCCGGCGTCCAGGCCCGCAACCCCGAAGGCAACGGCAGCAACCAGATCCTCACCCTCGAACAAATATTCCTGGACATAGTAGGCAGCGATCCTGCCACTATCCAACCCGAGCAGGAGCTCTCATGGCTGGGCTAA